The Cyclobacteriaceae bacterium genome includes a region encoding these proteins:
- a CDS encoding glycoside hydrolase family 31 protein — protein sequence MHSSLSRRLGVLKSFNKKENYFLGKTDTGNFKVTAWSESIFQITISSDDAFEDFSYAVSAKPKAVALSTDDSTDRIQIKSSELELTITKNPVAFTFKDKEGRVLNQDDPGLGTSWIGEQCTAYKSLQPGERFIGLGEKTGPLDRKGHGYQNWNTDSYGYNSGTDPLYCTMPFYIGIHSNLQYGIFLDNSHKSFFNFGASTNRFSSFSADAGEMNYYFIGGASVAEIVQHYTWLTGRIPLPPKWSLGYQQCRYSYYPDKEVSGVARTFREKQIPADAIVLDIHYMDKYKIFTWDEKNFSNPQELINTLKDQNFDVVLMCDPGIKSEKGYEPYEDGLKKDVFVKYPDGENYSGQVWPGWCHFPDFTNPKTRSWWAEKLKIYSKLGVQGYWNDMNEIATWGHMLPENLEFDYDGKKATTRKARNLYGFQMARSTYEATKGLLKGTRPFNLTRSGYSGVQRYAAVWTGDNVSYDEHMMLGIRMVNSLGLTGVAFTGYDVGGFVGEASTKLFARWISIGALSPFFRGHTMINTKDSEPWSYGEEVEGISRNYIRFRYQLMPYLYSLFYEASQTGMPVQRSLALDHSYDPRVYDKQFQHQYLFGPSIMVAPVESNQDFVKVFFPKGEWYYLFDGKKYEGDQEVILESPIHKLPIFIKGSAIIAMQKPVQSTKEIVDELVLHIYHGTSDNTFEFYEDDGSTFEYESGSYARRNVHYSPSQRKITLDKSEGKYKTHLKDLRLVLHGFETVRTLTINGAAVVPEKVVNSFFLPLEKYDPINDPDSMGEEETQVSRTTYSSEVIEINF from the coding sequence ATGCATTCCAGTTTAAGTCGCCGCCTTGGAGTTCTCAAGTCTTTCAACAAAAAAGAGAATTATTTTCTGGGTAAAACAGATACCGGAAATTTCAAAGTAACAGCATGGAGTGAATCAATTTTTCAAATCACTATCTCTTCCGATGATGCATTTGAAGACTTCTCATATGCTGTTTCAGCAAAGCCCAAAGCTGTAGCACTTTCAACTGATGATTCAACAGATCGCATTCAGATAAAAAGCTCTGAACTTGAATTAACGATCACAAAAAATCCTGTTGCATTTACATTCAAAGACAAGGAAGGAAGAGTTCTCAACCAGGATGATCCGGGTCTTGGGACTTCCTGGATTGGAGAACAATGTACAGCCTATAAGAGTCTTCAGCCTGGTGAGAGATTTATTGGTTTAGGAGAGAAAACAGGCCCTTTGGACAGAAAAGGGCACGGTTATCAGAATTGGAATACAGATTCATATGGATATAATTCAGGTACTGATCCGTTATATTGTACAATGCCATTTTACATTGGTATTCATAGCAATCTTCAGTATGGAATATTCCTTGACAATTCTCACAAATCATTCTTCAACTTCGGTGCTTCCACTAATCGCTTCTCAAGTTTCTCTGCTGATGCAGGTGAGATGAATTATTATTTTATCGGTGGCGCATCTGTTGCTGAGATCGTTCAACACTATACATGGCTGACTGGTCGTATCCCTCTCCCACCCAAATGGAGTCTTGGATATCAGCAGTGTCGTTACAGCTATTATCCTGATAAAGAAGTGTCAGGTGTTGCCCGCACTTTTCGTGAAAAACAAATTCCTGCTGATGCCATCGTATTGGATATCCACTACATGGACAAGTACAAGATCTTCACATGGGATGAAAAGAACTTTTCAAATCCGCAAGAGCTCATCAACACTTTGAAAGATCAGAACTTCGATGTCGTACTCATGTGCGATCCTGGTATAAAGTCCGAGAAGGGTTATGAACCTTATGAAGACGGTTTGAAGAAAGATGTTTTTGTCAAATATCCTGATGGAGAAAACTACTCAGGACAGGTATGGCCAGGCTGGTGCCACTTCCCTGACTTTACCAATCCAAAAACCCGCAGCTGGTGGGCAGAAAAGCTCAAAATCTACTCAAAATTAGGTGTCCAGGGGTATTGGAATGACATGAATGAGATCGCCACCTGGGGTCACATGCTTCCTGAAAACCTGGAGTTCGATTATGATGGAAAAAAGGCCACCACACGCAAAGCAAGGAATCTCTATGGGTTTCAGATGGCCAGGAGCACTTACGAGGCCACCAAAGGCCTGTTAAAGGGCACCAGACCATTCAATCTTACCCGCTCAGGTTATTCTGGGGTTCAGCGCTATGCAGCGGTATGGACGGGAGATAATGTCTCCTACGATGAGCATATGATGCTGGGCATCCGGATGGTGAATAGTCTTGGACTGACTGGAGTAGCTTTTACCGGTTACGATGTTGGTGGATTTGTTGGTGAAGCAAGCACAAAGCTTTTCGCCAGATGGATCTCCATCGGAGCCTTGTCTCCATTCTTCCGTGGACATACAATGATCAACACGAAAGACTCAGAGCCGTGGTCTTATGGTGAAGAGGTAGAAGGAATTTCCAGAAACTACATCAGGTTCCGTTATCAACTCATGCCCTACTTATACTCTTTGTTTTATGAAGCGTCACAGACAGGCATGCCGGTGCAACGGTCACTTGCTCTGGATCATTCCTATGACCCGCGTGTATACGACAAGCAGTTTCAGCATCAGTATTTATTTGGTCCTTCCATCATGGTAGCACCTGTTGAAAGCAATCAGGACTTCGTTAAAGTATTCTTTCCGAAAGGAGAATGGTATTATTTGTTTGATGGAAAGAAATATGAAGGAGACCAGGAAGTAATTCTTGAGAGTCCGATTCACAAACTTCCAATTTTCATTAAAGGCAGTGCGATCATAGCGATGCAAAAGCCGGTTCAGAGCACAAAAGAAATTGTAGACGAATTAGTGCTGCATATTTATCATGGAACTTCTGATAATACTTTCGAATTCTATGAAGATGACGGTTCAACATTTGAATATGAATCGGGTTCATATGCAAGACGAAACGTCCATTACTCCCCTTCCCAACGGAAGATTACACTTGATAAAAGTGAAGGAAAATACAAGACTCATTTAAAAGATCTCCGGTTGGTTTTGCATGGATTTGAAACTGTTCGTACCCTGACGATCAATGGAGCAGCAGTCGTTCCTGAAAAGGTTGTGAATTCGTTCTTTCTTCCTCTCGAAAAGTATGACCCGATCAACGATCCGGATAGTATGGGCGAAGAGGAAACACAGGTCTCCAGGACAACCTATTCTTCAGAGGTAATTGAGATCAATTTTTAG